A part of Planococcus sp. MB-3u-03 genomic DNA contains:
- a CDS encoding DUF6612 family protein, with protein MRKWVAVIGTGAAVIGLGACSDAQAPTTEEESENPAQEAPEETKSASEVYAEAVEASQQVESLRAQSNTEQQMKMQPDGMEIDMTVDSEMEMTYEPLAFHQTGETSIVSDDIDNTNPMLTEMYMTEEGLYMHETSVDMWLKMPEEMHENMQSIAGQQSADPARQLDELGDFEEDFVLEETDEAYILTLDASGEEFQELTDEQLEKTLGQMEIEAPLAPEDLEVHAVNYVITLDKETYLADRMEVDMELDVDVRGEMMAIESQMQVDYSDYNAIEPIEIPSEVLEQAQEIEF; from the coding sequence ATGAGAAAATGGGTGGCAGTCATAGGAACGGGTGCCGCTGTCATCGGCCTTGGCGCATGCAGCGATGCGCAAGCGCCGACGACTGAAGAAGAGAGCGAGAATCCTGCACAAGAAGCTCCGGAAGAAACGAAGAGCGCTTCGGAAGTTTACGCAGAAGCGGTGGAGGCTTCACAGCAAGTGGAAAGCTTGCGCGCCCAGTCGAACACCGAGCAACAGATGAAGATGCAGCCGGATGGCATGGAGATCGACATGACGGTGGATTCTGAGATGGAAATGACCTATGAGCCCTTGGCATTTCATCAAACAGGTGAGACCAGCATTGTATCGGATGATATCGACAATACCAACCCGATGCTTACGGAAATGTATATGACGGAAGAGGGCTTATATATGCACGAGACGTCCGTCGATATGTGGCTGAAGATGCCGGAAGAAATGCACGAAAACATGCAGTCGATTGCCGGACAGCAATCGGCTGACCCTGCGCGCCAATTGGACGAACTCGGTGATTTCGAAGAGGATTTCGTGCTGGAGGAAACGGATGAAGCCTACATCCTGACGCTCGATGCCTCGGGAGAAGAGTTCCAGGAACTGACGGATGAACAATTAGAGAAAACGCTGGGCCAAATGGAAATCGAAGCCCCTCTGGCTCCAGAAGACCTGGAAGTGCACGCTGTGAATTACGTCATCACGCTGGATAAGGAAACCTATTTAGCCGACCGCATGGAAGTTGATATGGAACTCGATGTCGACGTGCGGGGCGAAATGATGGCGATCGAATCACAGATGCAAGTAGACTATAGCGATTACAATGCCATCGAGCCGATCGAAATTCCATCGGAAGTACTGGAACAAGCACAGGAAATCGAATTTTAA
- a CDS encoding ABC transporter permease, whose product MKKRILIPILILLSFISLFVGVSSISPLDLLDFQSEETQIFLVSRFPRLVAILLAGAGMSMAGLIMQQLSRNKFVSPTTAGTLDATRLGILVSMLLFANASMIEKMAVAFFFALAGTFLFMQILNRIKFKDAIFIPLIGLMFGNILSSITTFFAYRADVIQNMSAWLQGDFSMVMKGSYELLYISVPVFIIAYMYANRFTVAGMGEDFSKNLGLKYRSVVNIGLTLVALITATVVLTVGMIPFLGLIIPNIVSIFKGDHLQKTLPHTAMLGAIFLLVCDILGRVLIYPYEITISLMVGVIGSFIFLIMLFRRKAYA is encoded by the coding sequence ATGAAAAAACGTATTCTAATACCCATATTGATCCTTCTGTCGTTCATCTCCCTGTTTGTCGGAGTCAGCAGCATCAGCCCGCTGGACCTCCTTGATTTTCAATCGGAAGAAACACAGATTTTCCTCGTCAGCCGCTTTCCGCGGCTTGTCGCAATTTTACTTGCAGGGGCCGGCATGAGCATGGCGGGACTCATCATGCAGCAATTGAGCCGCAATAAATTCGTCTCGCCGACAACTGCCGGGACGCTCGATGCGACGCGCCTCGGGATTCTCGTGTCGATGCTGTTGTTTGCGAACGCGTCGATGATCGAGAAGATGGCGGTAGCATTTTTCTTCGCGCTCGCCGGCACTTTCTTGTTCATGCAAATTCTCAACCGCATCAAGTTCAAGGACGCCATCTTCATTCCGCTCATCGGCTTGATGTTCGGCAATATCCTGTCGTCGATCACCACATTTTTTGCCTACCGGGCAGACGTTATCCAGAACATGTCGGCTTGGCTGCAGGGCGATTTTTCGATGGTCATGAAAGGCAGCTATGAACTTCTTTACATAAGTGTACCGGTCTTCATCATCGCCTATATGTACGCCAACCGCTTTACCGTCGCAGGTATGGGTGAGGATTTCTCGAAAAACTTAGGGCTGAAATACCGCAGCGTCGTCAACATCGGCTTGACCCTGGTTGCGCTTATTACGGCGACTGTGGTTTTGACCGTCGGCATGATCCCGTTCCTCGGATTGATCATTCCGAATATCGTCTCCATCTTCAAAGGGGACCATCTGCAGAAAACCTTGCCGCATACTGCGATGCTCGGTGCCATCTTCCTATTGGTCTGTGACATTCTCGGGCGTGTCTTGATTTATCCGTACGAGATCACAATCAGCCTGATGGTGGGCGTCATCGGAAGCTTTATCTTCCTGATCATGTTGTTTAGGAGGAAGGCGTATGCGTGA